The Leucothrix mucor DSM 2157 DNA window TATAGGGCCAGTGGTGCAGCCTCGGTATGAATAAATGACGGGGAAGTGCCTTAGCGACAAAAGCTTGGCTAAGGCACTTTATGGCGGTTTACTTAGTCATATCCTTTACAAAGAAATCGACCATTTCGGACACCATGTTATCGCCCATCCCCTGCTCAACGGCGGTGGAGAATGCTTTGTTGGTGCTGGTTGACATGGTTGATTCAACGCCCAGATCAAGTGACATTTGGCGGTAATAGCCGACGTCTTTTGATGCGTTGCGAATTGAGAAGCCTAGTTTGGTTGAGTCGCCGTCGACACCATAAGCTTTTACGAAATCCATCATGGCGGAGCGCAATGGGCCTGCTGCCATGACGTCATACAGTGCTTCGCGGGATACGCCGGCTTGGTCTGCCATTGCAAAGGCTTCGGCCATCGCGCCTGCGGTTGTCATTCCGAAGAAGTTGTTAATTAGTTTGATGGTATTTCCTGAGCCTAGCTCGCCCAAGTGGAATACATTTTCGCCTAAATCTTCCAATACCGAGCGAATTTTCTCGAAAGCGGCTTTGTCGCCGGAGCACATAATATTGAGTAAGCCATCGACCGCATGGGCTGGGGTTCTGCCTAATGGGCCGTCCAGATAGGTTCCGCCAGCGGCGGCAACTTCTTCGCCTAATGCTTTTGTGGAGGCGGGGAGTGAGGTTCCAAAGTCGATCACTACGGTGCCAGGTTTTAGGCCGTTGATAACGCCATCTTCGCCACGCATACGGCCTTCGACTGACGCGGAGGTATCCATGCATAACATGACGATATCGCTGGCTTCGGCTACGGCGCGTCCGGTGCTTGCTTCAGTAGCGCCAGCTGCAACGGCTGCGTCAATTCTTGGGCGGGATACGTTGCCCATTACGGTGAGTGAATAGCCTTTGTCTTGTAAGCGTCCGACCATTGCTGCGCCCATTAAGCCAAGGCCAATAAATCCAATTGTTGGTTGAGTCATGTTTCCTTCCCTCTATGTGAAAACTGTAAGTGTTTTGGGGTATTTCCCCTGTAATCGTTTTATCTGACGGTTTCGATGTGACCATCATAGATAGTCTGACAAAAAGTGCTTCTAGCCAAGTGACGCTTGGGAGACTAGCTACTAAATGTTACAAGAGTTGCCATCAGATGAGTGGGATTATGGTAACAAATTTTTACAAATTATAAATGCATCATTATCAGTACTATTGGGTGAGAGACGCATATTCCTGCGAATGTGATTATCAGAATGGTATTACGGCCACAGGGCAATGAGGATCGTGTCATGTTTATTGTGGTGCTCTTGTCATCTTAGATTCCATGCTAAACTCAATACTCTAACCTCCTACGCACTGAACCATCATGAAGCGACGTAAATTACCCATCGGCATTCAATCCTTCGCTAAGGTCCGTAGTGATGATTATTACTACGTTGATAAAACGGCACTGGCTTTGGATTTGATTGACGGAGGTTCTCACTACTTCCTGTCCCGCCCGCGTCGATTTGGTAAAAGCTTATTTTTAGATACCCTGAAAGAGTTGTTCGAAGGCAACGAGCCCTTGTTTCAAGGCTTGGCGGTGCATGATCAATGGGATTGGTCGGTCAAATACCCCGTGTTGCGCTTTACCTTCAGCGGTGGCCATTATGCCGAGCAAGGTCAAACCGAAAAAACACTGTTTGAACAATTGGATGTATTGGAGCAAGCGTATGAGGTTCCCACCATTTATGGTACGGCTTCCGGTCGTTTAAAGGCCTTGATTGTTCATGCGCAAAAACGAACCGGGCAGCCGGCTGTTGTGTTGGTGGATGAATACGACAAACCCATTTTAGATGCGCTACATGACCCGGTCCTTGCTCGCGAAAACCGTGACTTCCTGCGCGGTTTTTATGGCACGATTAAAGACGCTGACGCGCACATCAAGTTTACTTTTTTAACCGGCGTGAGTAAGTTTTCCAAGGTCAGTTTGTTTTCTGGTTTAAACAATCTGAAAGACATCACGCTGGATGCTCGATACTCAACGCTGTGCGGCTACACAGATAACGATATTGATACTATTTTCGAGCCTGAACTAGCAGGGCTGGATCGTACTGCCATTCGTGATTGGTACAATGGCTACAACTGGCTGGGGGAGGGCGTTTATAACCCGTTTGATATTCTGCAACTGTTTGATAAGCGTGAGTTTGACAACTATTGGTTTGAAACCGGTACGCCAACGTTCTTGGTGGATTTACTGTTTGAGCGTCAGGTTAGGTCATTGCAGTTGGATAATATGTTTAGCAGCAGCACGATGTTATCCAGTTTCGATGTTGAGCAAATCATTACCGAGGCGTTGCTGTTTCAAACCGGCTATTTGACGATTAAGTTCACCGAGCGCTTAGGCGATACAACCTTCTATACCCTCGGATATCCGAACCGTGAAGTCTATAAAAGCTTAAACGAAAGCTTGTTATCGGTGATGGTGAGAAACCCATCCGAACAAGCCATGCAGAGTGGGCGACTGTACAAAGCCTTATTAGTTAACGACTTTGATGCACTGAAAACCATCTTCCATGCTTTCTTTGCCAGCATCCCTCATCATTGGTATACCAGCAACGACATTCAAAGTTTCGAAGGCTTTTATGCCAGCGTGTTTTACTCTTATTTTGCGGCGTTGGGTTTGGATGTAAAGGTTGAAGATTGCACTAACCATGGCCGCTTGGACATGACGCTGAAATTCAATAATCAGGTCTATTTATTCGAGTTTAAAGTTGTGGAGTTAGCGCCTAAAGGTAACGCACTGCAGCAAATCAAAGACAAGCAATACGCGGATAAGTATCGTGACTTAGATCAGCCTATTCACTTAATTGGCGTCGAGTTTAGCAAGGTCGATCGGAATATTGTGGGCTTTGAAGTAGAGCAAGCGTAATCCACCAATGAAAAAATTCGACCGAGTCACCTCAATCCTAATCTACCTACAAACCAAATCAGTAGTGACTGCAAAAGAGTTAGCCACCCGTTTTGAAGTCTCTGAGCGCACGGTC harbors:
- a CDS encoding NAD(P)-dependent oxidoreductase encodes the protein MTQPTIGFIGLGLMGAAMVGRLQDKGYSLTVMGNVSRPRIDAAVAAGATEASTGRAVAEASDIVMLCMDTSASVEGRMRGEDGVINGLKPGTVVIDFGTSLPASTKALGEEVAAAGGTYLDGPLGRTPAHAVDGLLNIMCSGDKAAFEKIRSVLEDLGENVFHLGELGSGNTIKLINNFFGMTTAGAMAEAFAMADQAGVSREALYDVMAAGPLRSAMMDFVKAYGVDGDSTKLGFSIRNASKDVGYYRQMSLDLGVESTMSTSTNKAFSTAVEQGMGDNMVSEMVDFFVKDMTK
- a CDS encoding ATP-binding protein; this encodes MKRRKLPIGIQSFAKVRSDDYYYVDKTALALDLIDGGSHYFLSRPRRFGKSLFLDTLKELFEGNEPLFQGLAVHDQWDWSVKYPVLRFTFSGGHYAEQGQTEKTLFEQLDVLEQAYEVPTIYGTASGRLKALIVHAQKRTGQPAVVLVDEYDKPILDALHDPVLARENRDFLRGFYGTIKDADAHIKFTFLTGVSKFSKVSLFSGLNNLKDITLDARYSTLCGYTDNDIDTIFEPELAGLDRTAIRDWYNGYNWLGEGVYNPFDILQLFDKREFDNYWFETGTPTFLVDLLFERQVRSLQLDNMFSSSTMLSSFDVEQIITEALLFQTGYLTIKFTERLGDTTFYTLGYPNREVYKSLNESLLSVMVRNPSEQAMQSGRLYKALLVNDFDALKTIFHAFFASIPHHWYTSNDIQSFEGFYASVFYSYFAALGLDVKVEDCTNHGRLDMTLKFNNQVYLFEFKVVELAPKGNALQQIKDKQYADKYRDLDQPIHLIGVEFSKVDRNIVGFEVEQA